Proteins from one Gossypium raimondii isolate GPD5lz chromosome 8, ASM2569854v1, whole genome shotgun sequence genomic window:
- the LOC105792218 gene encoding tubulin beta-7 chain: MREILHVQAGQCGNQIGGKFWEVVCDEHGIDASGNYVGTSPVQLERLNVYYNEASGGRYVPRAVLMDLEPGTMDSLRTGPYGKLFRPDNFVFGQNGAGNNWAKGHYTEGAELIDSVLDVVRKEAENCDCLQGFQVCHSLGGGTGSGMGTLLISKIREEYPDRMMLTFSVFPSPKVSDTVVEPYNATLSVHQLVENADECMVLDNEALYDICFRTLKLTNPSFGDLNHLISTTMSGVTCCLRFPGQLNSDLRKLAVNLIPFPRLHFFMVGFAPLTSRGSQQYRALTIPELTQQMWDSKNMMCAADPRHGRYLTASAMFRGKMSTKEVDEQMINVQNKNSSYFVEWIPNNVKSSVCDIPPTGLTMSSTFMGNSTSIQEMFRRVSEQFTVMFRRKAFLHWYTGEGMDEMEFTEAESNMNDLVSEYQQYQDAVVDEDGEGYEDEAEEN, from the exons ATGAGAGAAATCCTCCATGTTCAAGCCGGTCAGTGTGGTAATCAAATTGGTGGCAAGTTTTGGGAAGTAGTATGTGATGAACATGGCATTGATGCCAGTGGAAACTATGTCGGCACTTCGCCTGTTCAGCTTGAAAGGCTTAATGTTTACTATAATGAAGCCAGTGGTGGCAGATATGTGCCTAGAGCTGTGTTAATGGATCTTGAGCCAGGAACTATGGACAGTTTACGAACAGGTCCTTATGGAAAATTGTTTAGACCAGATAACTTTGTGTTTGGCCAAAATGGAGCTGGCAATAACTGGGCTAAGGGACATTATACTGAAGGAGCTGAATTGATTGATTCAGTTCTTGATGTTGTTCGTAAAGAGGCTGAGAATTGTGATTGTTTACAAG GTTTTCAGGTTTGCCATTCACTGGGAGGTGGAACAGGGTCAGGGATGGGGACATTGTTGATATCAAAGATCAGGGAAGAATACCCTGACCGGATGATGCTAACGTTCTCGGTGTTTCCATCACCTAAAGTATCGGATACTGTGGTTGAACCCTATAATGCGACCCTGTCAGTGCACCAGCTTGTGGAAAATGCTGATGAATGCATGGTCCTTGACAATGAAGCTCTTTATGATATCTGCTTCAGAACTCTTAAGCTCACAAATCCCAGCT TTGGTGACTTAAACCATTTGATTTCAACAACCATGAGTGGAGTCACATGCTGCCTTCGCTTCCCTGGCCAACTCAATTCCGATCTTCGAAAACTAGCAGTAAACTTGATCCCATTCCCACGCCTCCATTTTTTCATGGTTGGTTTTGCACCTTTAACATCCCGGGGTTCACAACAATACCGAGCTTTAACGATCCCCGAGCTAACTCAACAAATgtgggattccaaaaacatgaTGTGCGCGGCTGATCCTCGTCATGGAAGGTACTTAACAGCCTCGGCAATGTTTAGAGGCAAAATGAGCACCAAGGAAGTTGATGAACAAATGATCAATGTCCAAAACAAGAACTCTTCGTATTTTGTGGAGTGGATTCCGAACAATGTTAAATCAAGTGTTTGCGACATCCCACCAACCGGGTTGACGATGTCATCGACGTTTATGGGGAACTCGACGTCGATACAAGAGATGTTTCGACGTGTTTCGGAACAGTTCACAGTGATGTTTAGGAGGAAAGCATTTTTGCATTGGTATACAGGGGAAGGGATGGATGAAATGGAGTTTACTGAGGCTGAAAGTAATATGAATGATTTGGTTTCTGAATATCAACAATATCAAGATGCTGTGGTTGATGAAGATGGTGAAGGGTATGAAGATGAAGCAGAGGAAAATTGA